A single Halogeometricum rufum DNA region contains:
- a CDS encoding extracellular solute-binding protein, with product MGGCLGCSGSASTVSVLAAGSLQNALTSDFRSQTDAHVEVEAHGSARAARMVAEGQRDPDIVALADPVLFSSPLDAEWYATFANNAIVLAYNSQTPSGKQIQSAETWFAPLLREDVRLGRTDPDLDPLGYRTLFTLALAVDHYDRPALADELLSRTQIYPETQLLAQFDSGSVDAAFVYRSMAVEREYPYVELPAAIDMSDSDHAASYASMSYSLPGGTVVRGAPIQYAATRRTQTEAATDSFDALVESSARYLESHGFTVTDAHPEYVGDVPTSQ from the coding sequence ATGGGTGGTTGCCTCGGGTGTTCCGGCTCGGCGTCGACCGTCTCGGTCCTCGCGGCCGGGAGCCTTCAGAACGCGCTCACGTCCGACTTCCGGTCGCAGACCGACGCTCACGTCGAAGTCGAAGCCCACGGGTCTGCACGTGCCGCCCGCATGGTTGCCGAGGGCCAGCGCGACCCGGACATCGTCGCGCTCGCCGACCCGGTGTTGTTCTCGTCCCCCCTCGACGCGGAGTGGTATGCGACCTTCGCGAACAACGCGATCGTCCTCGCCTACAACTCCCAGACGCCGAGCGGAAAACAGATACAGAGCGCCGAGACGTGGTTCGCCCCGCTTCTTCGCGAGGACGTGCGCCTCGGTCGCACCGACCCGGACCTCGATCCGCTCGGATACCGAACGCTGTTCACACTCGCTCTCGCGGTTGACCACTACGATAGGCCCGCGTTGGCCGACGAGCTCCTCTCTCGGACCCAGATCTATCCCGAGACGCAACTGCTCGCACAGTTCGACTCCGGGAGCGTCGACGCAGCGTTCGTCTACCGGAGCATGGCGGTCGAACGAGAGTATCCCTACGTCGAACTCCCCGCGGCCATAGACATGAGCGACTCCGACCACGCGGCATCGTACGCGTCGATGTCGTATTCGTTACCCGGCGGCACTGTCGTCCGGGGAGCACCGATTCAGTACGCCGCGACCCGCCGGACGCAGACAGAGGCTGCGACCGACTCGTTCGATGCACTCGTCGAATCGTCAGCTCGGTATCTCGAATCGCACGGCTTCACCGTCACCGACGCACATCCGGAGTACGTGGGCGATGTCCCGACGTCACAGTAG
- a CDS encoding molybdate ABC transporter permease subunit yields the protein MSRRHSSRRWHRSSDAAVTTGLRGITLVLACVLLLYYLVPLVTLWVSQSPGELLGNLTRDYVVTAATNSVLAASVSTMAAVVFGLPLAYWLSRTDFRGQNVVLTVVILPLVLPPVVSGMLLLRVVGPAGIGTLVTIPFTRSLLGVVIAQLYVASPFLVVTAKTAFDGVDRQLEAASQSLGRGKLSTFRRVTLPLAKPGIIAGVTLTFARAIGEFGATLMMAYYPRTLPVQIWVSYLSTGLDAALPVALVLLTIAVGTVLLIYTVGTNPWQ from the coding sequence ATGTCCCGACGTCACAGTAGCCGTCGCTGGCACCGCTCCAGCGACGCGGCCGTCACTACCGGATTGCGAGGAATCACGCTCGTTCTCGCCTGTGTGCTCCTGCTGTACTATCTCGTACCACTCGTCACGCTCTGGGTTTCACAGTCGCCAGGTGAGCTACTCGGAAACCTCACCCGCGACTACGTCGTGACAGCGGCGACCAACTCGGTCCTCGCCGCGTCGGTGAGTACGATGGCCGCAGTCGTGTTCGGCCTCCCACTCGCGTACTGGCTCTCTCGCACGGATTTCCGCGGCCAAAACGTGGTTCTCACCGTGGTGATTCTCCCGCTCGTCTTGCCGCCCGTCGTGAGCGGGATGCTCCTCCTTCGAGTCGTTGGACCCGCAGGGATCGGAACTCTCGTCACAATCCCGTTCACCCGCTCGTTGCTCGGCGTTGTCATCGCTCAACTCTACGTCGCGTCCCCCTTTCTCGTAGTCACCGCGAAGACGGCGTTCGACGGCGTCGACAGGCAACTCGAGGCGGCGTCGCAGTCTCTCGGCAGAGGAAAGCTGTCGACGTTTCGACGCGTGACACTCCCGCTCGCTAAGCCTGGAATCATCGCCGGCGTGACACTCACTTTCGCCCGTGCAATCGGCGAATTCGGCGCGACCCTCATGATGGCGTACTATCCGCGGACGCTCCCCGTCCAGATTTGGGTCTCGTACCTGTCGACGGGTCTCGACGCGGCACTTCCGGTCGCGCTCGTCCTCCTGACGATTGCCGTTGGGACAGTCCTGTTGATTTACACCGTTGGAACGAATCCGTGGCAGTGA
- a CDS encoding carboxymuconolactone decarboxylase family protein — translation MADTAEKPEELPSIAGKLAEQHPEVWEEYADLGKACSEAGPLDDDAKRLVKLGLAVGVQSEGAVHSHVRRALDEGIDPEELRHVAILSIPTIGFPKAMAALTWIEDLTE, via the coding sequence ATGGCCGATACAGCCGAAAAACCGGAAGAGCTCCCGTCGATTGCGGGGAAACTGGCTGAACAGCATCCCGAGGTCTGGGAAGAGTACGCCGACCTCGGGAAGGCCTGCTCTGAGGCCGGGCCGCTCGACGATGACGCGAAGCGGCTCGTTAAACTCGGGCTGGCTGTCGGGGTGCAGTCGGAGGGTGCCGTCCACTCGCACGTCCGTCGCGCACTCGACGAAGGAATCGATCCCGAGGAGTTGCGCCACGTCGCGATTCTGTCGATTCCCACGATCGGATTCCCGAAGGCGATGGCCGCGCTGACGTGGATTGAAGACTTAACGGAGTAA